The Juglans microcarpa x Juglans regia isolate MS1-56 chromosome 8S, Jm3101_v1.0, whole genome shotgun sequence genome has a window encoding:
- the LOC121244774 gene encoding uncharacterized protein LOC121244774: MSERHSCEKGSSPINNGICREVQVNFLYPITKTMPFSLPQAISKFSSPAATTTPSKKGIAMDIMEQEDMQFLGIFGVYREAYKIMIFSWRKILSQITLALVIPLSFIFLVHMEVSDLLFSRIVHNEIVLDETRAGTPKHNKVSDVVTSEWINFWLFKAAYFTFLLIFSLLSTSAVVYTIACIYTDQEVTFKKVMSVVPKVWKRLMVTFICTYIAFFAYNFVAILIVVICVFVLVDSESRYFLQIFIALGILYLVGFVYMTIVWQLASVVTVLEDSCGVQAMLKSKALLKGKMWVATVIFFKLNFSLAIIQIAFSKLVVHGWRLGIASRVGYGIICSLLLFKLVLFGLIIQTVIYFVCKSYHHENIDKSALSDHLEVYLGEYYVPLKAKDVQLEQFDV, from the coding sequence ATGTCGGAGCGTCACTCTTGTGAGAAAGGGTCTTCGCCCATTAATAATGGGATTTGCAGAGAAGTCCAGGTCAATTTCCTATATCCCATCACCAAGACCATGCCTTTCTCTCTTCCGCAGGCCATTTCCAAATTCTCATCtccagcagcaacaacaactcCATCCAAGAAAGGAATCGCCATGGATATCATGGAGCAAGAAGACATGCAATTTCTTGGTATCTTTGGTGTCTATAGAGAAGCGTATAAGATCATGATCTTCTCATGGCGGAAAATCTTGAGCCAGATTACCCTGGCCTTGGTCATCCCTCTATCTTTCATCTTCTTGGTTCACATGGAAGTCTCAGATCTTCTCTTCTCGAGGATCGTCCACAACGAGATAGTCCTGGACGAAACCAGAGCCGGAACTCCAAAACACAACAAGGTCTCAGATGTTGTCACCTCCGAATGGATCAATTTCTGGCTTTTCAAGGCTGCCTATTTCACTTTCCTCCTCATTTTCTCCCTCCTCTCCACCTCCGCCGTCGTTTACACCATTGCATGCATTTACACCGACCAGGAAGTAACCTTCAAGAAGGTCATGAGCGTTGTCCCAAAGGTCTGGAAAAGGCTTATGGTCACTTTCATCTGCACTTACATCGCCTTCTTCGCTTACAACTTCGTGGCTATTTTGATTGTGGTCATATGCGTATTTGTCCTAGTTGATTCTGAATCCAGAtattttctccaaattttcaTAGCCTTGGGGATCTTGTACTTGGTGGGATTTGTGTACATGACCATAGTTTGGCAGTTAGCCAGCGTCGTGACAGTTTTAGAAGACAGTTGTGGAGTTCAGGCGATGTTGAAAAGCAAGGCACTGTTGAAGGGGAAGATGTGGGTGGCCacagttatattttttaagctCAATTTTTCTCTTGCAATCATACAGATAGCTTTTAGTAAGCTTGTTGTTCATGGCTGGCGTCTGGGTATAGCGAGCAGGGTTGGATATGGGATTATCTGTTCGTTGTTGCTTTTCAAGTTGGTGCTTTTCGGGCTTATAATTCAGACAGTGATATATTTTGTCTGCAAATCCTACCACCATGAAAACATCGACAAGTCGGCTCTCTCGGATCACCTTGAAGTCTATCTTGGAGAGTACTATGTTCCTTTGAAGGCCAAGGATGTTCAGCTCGAGCAGTTCGATGTTTGA